In Rutidosis leptorrhynchoides isolate AG116_Rl617_1_P2 chromosome 2, CSIRO_AGI_Rlap_v1, whole genome shotgun sequence, one genomic interval encodes:
- the LOC139891913 gene encoding probable WRKY transcription factor 4: MAEINGGSVQQPQQRRVPPMITLPPQSSFETLFTGGPGPGPGPGFSPGPMTLVSNFFSDHYPDVDSRSFSQLLAGAMNSPIASHQIPPPPLYEINSDNNNNNNINHEKKSGGFKANRPVDLVIAQSPTGFLFPSVFSPSNLLNSPGFFSPLQSPFGMSHQQALAHVTAQAALSQSYFNQVQPENANSTIVASKEEPQIFNAINAKSDLEDSQIGSPDDFSVSQSDISESQPLVSVTTDTNDGYNWRKYGQKQVKASEHPRSYYKCTHANCPVKKKVGRALDGRISEIVYKGQHNHEPPVHGNGKQVKENADVSKPNVTQMETRVAEERVDSRDQRSNQLMRGDQGSNQLIRINEPDDEPNPKRRNTVAGPVSAPVPVPVPADSNVFNKAVSEPKIVVQTRSEVDLLDDGFKWRKYGQKVVKGNTNPRSYYKCTFAGCNVRKHVERAPLDPKSVVTTYEGKHNHDIPVSRHRGYNNNNNNNAGSGTVTKRKETKLRNNEIPTLLQMKEENITA, encoded by the exons atggccGAGATTAACGGCGGTTCCGTACAACAGCCACAACAACGGCGAGTTCCACCAATGATTACACTACCACCACAATCTTCATTCGAAACCCTATTTACAGGTGGACCGGGACCAGGACCTGGACCGGGTTTTAGTCCTGGACCGATGACACTTGTTTCTAATTTTTTTTCCGATCATTATCCGGATGTTGATAGCCGGTCTTTTTCTCAGCTTCTCGCCGGAGCTATGAATTCCCCGATTGCATCTCATCAAATCCCACCACCTCCTCTTTATGAAAttaatagtgataacaataataataataatattaatcatgaaaAAAAATCAGGGGGATTTAAAGCAAATCGACCGGTGGATTTAGTAATCGCACAATCACCAACTGGGTTTTTGTTTCCATCTGTTTTTAGTCCATCTAATTTACTTAATTCGCCTGGCTTTTTCTCCCCTCTTCAG AGTCCATTTGGGATGTCTCATCAGCAGGCACTGGCTCACGTTACAGCTCAGGCTGCATTATCTCAATCTTATTTCAATCAAGTTCAACCCGAAAATGCGAATTCTACAATAGTGGCTTCTAAGGAAGAACCGCAAATATTTAACGCAATTAATGCGAAATCTGATCTTGAGGATTCACAGATTGGATCACCAGATGATTTTTCCGTTTCTCAATCGGATATTAGTGAATCTCAACCGTTAGTTTCTGTAACTACCGATACTAACGATGGTTACAATTGGAGAAAATATGGTCAAAAACAGGTCAAAGCGAGCGAGCATCCTCGAAGCTACTACAAATGCACACACGCTAATTGCCCTGTAAAGAAAAAGGTCGGGCGAGCGCTTGATGGTCGTATAAGTGAGATCGTGTATAAAGGTCAACATAATCACGAGCCGCCTGTGCATGGGAATGGGAAACAAGTCAAAGAGAATGCTGATGTCAGCAAACCGAATGTTACACAAATGGAAACACGCGTAGCGGAAGAACGTGTAGATTCACGTGATCAAAGATCTAATCAATTGATGAGAGGTGATCAAGGATCTAATCAGTTAATAAGAATTAATGAGCCTGATGACGAACCTAATCCGAAACGAAG GAATACAGTGGCGGGCCCCGTATCTGCTCCTGTGCCTGTGCCTGTGCCTGCGGACTCGAATGTATTCAACAAGGCGGTTTCTGAACCGAAAATAGTGGTGCAGACAAGAAGTGAAGTTGATCTTTTAGATGATGGATTCAAGTGGCGAAAATACGGGCAGAAAGTGGTGAAGGGAAATACTAATCCAAG GAGTTACTATAAATGCACGTTTGCAGGATGCAATGTTCGGAAGCACGTTGAAAGGGCTCCTTTAGACCCGAAATCTGTAGTAACAACATATGAAGGGAAACATAATCATGATATTCCAGTATCTAGGCATCGAggctacaataacaacaacaacaacaacgctgGTAGTGGTACAGTTACAAAACGAAAAGAGACCAAATTAAGAAACAATGAAATACCAACTCTACTACAGATGAAAGAAGAGAATATAACCGCATAA
- the LOC139891914 gene encoding protein IMPAIRED IN BABA-INDUCED STERILITY 1-like yields the protein MVALKKVRFDNLKPDSVKFMAREITILRTLDHPNIMKLEGIITSQLSCDIYLVFEYMEHDLSELLSNPDIKFSDSQIKCYMRQLLKGIEHCHSLGILHRDIKTANILLNSKGILKIGDFGLAKFLRPKNREPLTSHVVTLWYRPPELLLGCTKYGAHVDLWSVGCVLAELFLGKPILKGQTEVEQLHKIFKLCGTPPDDYWNKSKLPLANMYKPHHVYESSLRERCKQLPETAVNLIETLLSIDPCKRGSARSALESEYFNTKPYACDISNLPKYPPKQDIHTKETCSSTNFRNKTGGIVWGSLKNPTRNPRTCQEQNSLCKVVPTEVNADIHTARSSSRRFVDCRGSSKALKVETSRTKEGYQSDAISALPIQATASNGSFMWAATRRKHGGIPTHNEASVLARSGSKRMSENGESTSRVWSGLKTCRLQSLNQPDSSKVHNSQDLMNDEGEVFFDARSQLTQ from the exons ATGGTTGCGTTGAAAAAGGTGCGATTCGACAATTTAAAACCAGACAGTGTGAAGTTCATGGCTCGAGAAATCACAATCCTCCGTACGCTTGACCACCCAAACATCATGAAACTCGAAGGGATAATAACATCCCAATTATCATGTGACATATACCTCGTTTTCGAATATATGGAACACGATCTCTCTGAACTTCTATCCAATCCCGACATCAAATTCAGTGACTCTCAG ATTAAATGCTATATGCGACAATTATTGAAGGGAATCGAACACTGTCATTCGTTAGGAATTTTACATCGGGACATTAAGACAGCAAATATTTTGTTAAATAGTAAGGGGATTTTAAAGATCGGAGATTTTGGTCTGGCGAAGTTTCTTCGTCCAAAGAACAGGGAACCGTTGACTAGTCATGTTGTGACTTTATGGTATCGTCCGCCTGAACTTCTATTAGGATGCACAAAATACGGGGCCCACGTTGATCTTTGGAGCGTTGGCTGTGTTTTAGCTGAGCTTTTTCTTGGAAAACCGATCCTTAAAGGGCAAACTGAG GTTGAACAGTTGCACAAAATCTTCAAACTTTGTGGTACTCCACCTGATGACTACTGGAACAAGTCAAAACTTCCTCTTGCAAATATGTATAAACCACATCATGTTTACGAAAGTAGTCTTAGAGAAAGGTGCAAACAACTACCAGAAACTGCGGTTAACCTTATAGAAACGTTACTTTCTATAGACCCCTGCAAGCGTGGGTCCGCCAGATCTGCTCTTGAGTCTGAG TATTTCAACACGAAACCATATGCGTGTGATATCTCAAACTTGCCGAAGTACCCGCCTAAACAAGACATCCATACAAAGGAAACATGTAG CAGCACAAATTTCAGAAATAAAACTGGTGGCATAGTTTGGGGATCTTTAAAAAATCCAACAAGAAATCCAAGAACATGTCAAGAACAAAATTCTTTATGTAAAGTGGTCCCTACAGAGGTCAATGCAGATATCCATACTGCCAGATCATCATCTAGAAGATTTGTTGATTGTCGTGGCTCTTCAAAAGCATTAAAGGTGGAAACTTCACGAACTAAAGAAGGATATCAATCTGATGCGATTTCTGCATTGCCAATACAAGCTACAGCCTCAAATGGCAGTTTTATGTGGGCGGCAACAAGGCGGAAACATGGTGGTATTCCGACCCATAATGAGGCTTCGGTGTTGGCACGTTCAGGTTCGAAACGGATGTCTGAAAATGGAGAATCTACGAGCAGAGTATGGAGTGGGCTTAAAACTTGTAGGCTTCAAAGTCTTAATCAGCCTGATTCATCTAAAGTACACAACTCTCAGGATTTGATGAAT GATGAAGGAGAAGTATTTTTCGACGCCCGCTCCCAACTGACTCAATGA